TGGATCCTTCTTCGCTTCATCTTTATCTGTGAAGGTACTACAAGCTGCCATTGAAAGCATTGTACCAATTGCTACTGATGCGATAGCGACCTTTTTCATTTTCATAAAAATCCCCCTATGTTTATATAATTTATCCTCCTCTTTACGATTCTATTTTCTCTTAAAAAATCCCTTTTCACACGAATCACCATCTTTCCGACAGTAATCTTCATAATAATACGTACAAAAAACGATAAATTTATTTTAATATTCGAGTTTCTTCTACCTCATTTTTCTTCTCTGTAGCAAAAGAAAAAGAGTATATTGTCACATGAAGATTTACAATCTACAAATGACAACATACTCTCCTATCAATTTTTTATCTTTCTTGACATTTTATTTACACAAAAAAATAAAATAATTCCTAATTTTTTTATTTCTCAACACTTGTTAACATAATATTTTTATGAAAAACCACCGTTCGAATGAATGACTTGCCCAGTAACCCACTTCGCCTCTTCACTTACTAAAAAAGCGATTAAACGGGCAGCATCCACCGGTTCTCCAACTCTACCTTGCGGGAATTTCCATACTAAATGATGCTGTAATTCCTCTGTAATCCATCCTGTATTCGTTGGTCCTGGATCAACAGCATTGACTGTAATCCCCTTCTCCATAGCAACTGGTGCAACTGACTTTGTAAATGCTTCTATTGCTCCCTTTGTTGCTACGTATGCCAGTTCATCTGGCATTGGCGCTAGTGACTGCCCAGAAGTAAGATTGATAATACTTCCACTCGTTTTAAGTGAAAAATGTTTCATAAATAATGAACTTAATAGCATAGTAGCACGAACATTGACCGTATAATGTTTATCTAACTGTTCTACATCTAACTCTTCAATTTTCGTATGAGTAGAATACGCCGCATTATTAATAAGAATAGATGGCTCACCTAAACGTTCTGATACCATATACAATACACGATTAGGCGAATAAGACTTCGATAAGTTGATTTCTGCCATTTCACATCGAACGCCGTAACTTTCAATTTCCTTTTTCAACAAAAAGGGTTCTTGATCATTCATTCCCCACGGCATTGCTTTATCATACCGAGGCCAGTACGTGAAAAAGACGTCTATCCCCTTTTGAGCAAGCACCTTGCATACAGCTGCACCAATTCCATTCAGACGAGTTGCCCCTGTTACAATTGCTATTTTCCTCACCTTTTCTCCTCCATCTATGGATATATCCTCTGCACGAATACAGAGGATATATCTTCTTATTGAATATTTGACAATATACGCTCTGCACCTAATTTTAAAATTCTAATTAAAATTAAATTGGTAATGGTAAACAGTATAAATAAAATAATAAACATAACCCACAGTCCTACCTGAAGGACAAAGTACAATACACTTACTCCCGCTACAATAACTAAAGCTATTAAAATATTAGCTAAAAAATTCCACAAAGTTGTGTATCGACTTTTAAATAATTTTTGTTCTGTATCCCAATGTATATCTGCAGTTTGTGCATCCCAGCGCGTACCGATTAAATTAATTAAGAGCAATCCGTTCGCACTTAGTAAAAACCACAGTATCATGAAGACTGGAGAAATACCCGCTACAACTGCCATCGTAATACCGAATACTGCTAAAATGACCACATTAATTAACCAAGCAGTTATTGCTTTCGCAAAAAAGATATCCGAAGCCTTTACTGGTAAATAACGATTCACAAACCATGAACTTCCATCTCGAGAAAATGACGTCGTTGCAATAACGTTACTCCCCATTAAAAATAAGGATGCACAAAGGCCAACACCAATTGCAAAGCCTGCTGATTCTGGATTATCAATATATTCCGTAATCCATTTTAAATTTCCATCTTGTACAAATAAAACAAAGAACAGCATAATTGGCATAACGAAAGTTTGCACAATACAATTTAAGAAAAATTGTGGCGTGCGGAATAACGTTTTAAATTCTTTTTTCACATATGCTTTTAAATGTGAACTTTGTACCGTTGATTTCTGTAAACCTTCTGCTGAAATTACCTCTTTCTTTGCTGTACTCGTTGAAAGACCAATAACCCCTTTTAAATATGTACGCTCTGCAATATAGTAAAACAGCCCAAAAAACGCGATAGAAATAAGAATGTATATTAGTACGTATAATATTCCCTTCCACGATGCATTTTCTACTAATCCCATTGCACCAAAATATGTAGTCGGAAAATAATTTGTCATTTGTATGAAAAGGGAGGATTGATTATTTACAAGATAATTCGCAACTGAATCTCCAGCTCCAGATACTGCACTTTTATTTCTCCATTGCATAAATACATTGATTCCGACGATAAATAGTATACTTACGATTCCAATAAATATACTTCCTCGATCTTTATTTTTCGCTATATTCGTATACCTCATAATAATTGTCATAATTAACGAAGCTAGCACTAACGGAACGATAGGGAAGAATATGTAAATGACAACCATATAAATGTAATATGTAATGAAAGCACCACTCTTTAAACCGTAAGTAATAAAGATAGGCCATAAAATAAACGAGCTCATTACGTATTGTGTAATTAACACTGTAAAGAACTTTGCCGAAATAATTTGCGCTGGTTTTAACGGTAACGGTAGTAACATTTCAACATCATTACTATAGTAAAACACTGTTAAAATGTTCATAATACTCATCAAAAATACCCATATACTAGCAATAGCTAATCCCATTGCAATAATAATCCCTGGATCCTGTCCTAGATGTATCATTCCTTCATACATTCCATGCGTCATCGAACCAAATATTAAAAACCCAACAAATAAAATCGCTGCAAAGGAGAATAAATATGCCCATCGTTTCTTTTTATCAGTTATAAAATCTGCATAATTTAATTTCAATAATACCTTCGTTAACGTCCAAATTTTACTCATTACCCGTCATCTCCAAGAACATTTTTTCAAGTGATTCATTGGATTTAAAATGATCTCTCATTTCATTTAAATTTCCTTTAAACTGCAAATTCCCCTTATTAATAATAGCGACGCGGTCACATATTTTTTCCGCCACTTCTAATACGTGTGTAGAGAAAAATACAATCTTCCCTTTATCTGCATGTTCTCTCATCATTTCTTTCAAAATATATGCAGATTTCGGATCAAGCCCTGTTAACGGTTCATCTAAAATCCATACATCCGGCTCATGCACGAGCACACCAATAATAACAATCTTTTGCCTCATACCGTGTGAATAACTTTGAATTTGATCAGATAAAGCATTATAAAGATCAAACTTCTTCGCTAAAGACTCTATTCGTTCTTGCCTTACTTCCTTCGGCACTTCGTACATATCAGCCATAAAGTTTAAATATTCAATTCCTTTTAATCGTAAAAACATATCCGGGCTATCTGGAACATAGCCAAATGTTTTCTTCGCTTCCATCGGGTTTTTCATAATATCTTTACCATTGATTGTAATGGTCCCTTTGTCCACCCCATGAATACCAGTAATCATCTTAATTGTCGTTGATTTACCTGCACCATTCGGTCCTAAAAATCCGAATATTTCTCCGCTAGGTACAGATAAACTTAAATCTTTTACTGCGTAGTTAGATCCATTATAACTTTTTGACACATTCACAATTTCAATCATTACATCCAATCCTTTCCTTAATTACCAATTAACTATATTGATATTATAGCATACTTATATTTTCAGATTTTTACATTTTTCAGTTTTTTAACCTTTAAAATAAATATAAACTCCTAATCCAACGATTAAAACAACGGCTAGTATAATATAAATCATCGTAAGTCGTTTAATATTTCCTTTTGTCGCTTTACTATAATTCGCATCACCATTTCGCCCAATTAACACCGTTCCAATTACAGTAATCACTACAAGTAATATAACGATCATTATCCCAGTTAACATTTCTTCCTCCCCCTCCTTACAACCATTTTACGATATTTCCCTTTTTATTTTACAGAATATTTAACCTTTTTTACTATTATTATGAAATAAACCGCAAAACTATTATTACTATGAATTTCCACATGTGATATATTTATAACATATAGTGATTTATTTCTAACATCGAAAGGAGAATCTATCGTGAAAACAACTTGGATTAAATATTTAGGATTTCTCGGTTTCTTTGGGTTTCTCGGATTTTTTTACGAAAAAGGATTGTTTACTATGTTCTGTTTCTTCTCCTTTTTCACGACATATAGAAAAGTTCATCACGATGAGCTTTTTGAACAAATCGTCAATAAATCATGCCGCAATGCCTTTATCATTACATTACTAACAACAACTATCATTATGTTTATTGAAATGTTATTTCCGAATCCATTTTTACAAGAGATTGATATCGCTCTTATTTTCAGCACACTCATTCTTACATTCGGATTCTCTATCTTCTTTTACGATAAACCTGTGGATGAAATGGAAGATGCACCATGGCGTTCGTAACCAAGATAAAAGAATACCGCGCCAAAGTGCATATGACGCAGGAAGATTTAGCGAAAAAGGTTGGTGTACGTCGTGAAACGATTAGCCATCTTGAAAAAGGAAAATATAATCCTTCCTTACAGCTTGCTCATGATATAGCGAGGGCACTTCATAGTACGATTGATAAGATTTTTATTTTTGAGGATTAATAAAGGGCACTAAGTCTAATATGTAATACTGAATCTACCGTAATTAAAGATATACTACACGATGACGCATGTTGTTTAACAATGTAGTTTTAAGGTGTATCAACACTTTGCTTGATACGCCTATTTTTATGTTTTTTATCACTACATTCATCAAAGCGACAAATATGTTGCTTTGATATAATGTTATTTCTGTAATTTTTACAGAAATATCTTCAATAACATTCTCTTTTTCATCATATTTCAAATAAATGTGGTTTTGAAATAATGTCGTACCGTTTATAAAAAAGTTGCACCGTTTTTCCCCTTTGGATTTGTTTATCTAAAGGGGTGTTTTTAGAATGAAAAGGGAAAAGAAAATATGAACTGCAAGGCGGATTAAGGCAATATTGAGTAGCAATAAAATTACTCAACTAAAGGGCCATTTAATTCAGTAAGAAGGAAAATTCATTAGACAAAGAGAAATACAAGTTGATTGGCAATTGAGTATGTTAAGGAGATCATATTTATAATGAATACTACAAAAACCACAGGGTGCTTTACTATTGTTGATAATAATGAAGGCAAAATATTGCTAGTTAAACGAAATGATTACCCTATCTGGGATTTACCTGGGGGAAGACTAGAAGAAAATGAACAGTTAGATAAGTGTGCTATAAGAGAAACTAAAGAAGAAACTGGCTATATAATTGCTATTGAGCGTAAAATAGGAGAATATCACCAACCTCAATACGATGATATGCAATATATATTTTCAGGGAAATTACTAGGGGGAACACCAATAAATAATGGACCTGAAACTGCAAAAATCGGGTGGTTTAATCCTAGCAGATTACCTTTGTTAATGGTTCCAAATAGACGAAAACAAATCAGTAATTTTATGAAATACAAAAATTCACTAATAAAAGAGACATTAAAGACACCATTTATGATAAGGTTATTGAAAAAAATTATGTGAGATGGTTATTAAATTAACGGGTGCTTTAGTTGAGGAAGGCTCATTGAAATGATCAAACTTTTTTATAAAACATTTGAGCAATTAGATGAAATAAGAGCATGTTTTGATTAATATTTTTTCAAAACATGCTCTTTCTATTTGTCTTTTATCAGCGTCATTTTCATTAATTTGATTAAACTTTATTTTAAAGCTACAATAAATACAATCTTTACACCAGAACCACATAAAAAATACTAGCATCCTTCCCACGAAGAATACCAGTACTTCTCATTTATCCCGCTATTTGTGGGCAGTAAGACTCCCACTGATTAAAGTTTCACTTTATCACCCATACAAAACCGC
This Bacillus mycoides DNA region includes the following protein-coding sequences:
- a CDS encoding putative ABC transporter permease subunit, with protein sequence MSKIWTLTKVLLKLNYADFITDKKKRWAYLFSFAAILFVGFLIFGSMTHGMYEGMIHLGQDPGIIIAMGLAIASIWVFLMSIMNILTVFYYSNDVEMLLPLPLKPAQIISAKFFTVLITQYVMSSFILWPIFITYGLKSGAFITYYIYMVVIYIFFPIVPLVLASLIMTIIMRYTNIAKNKDRGSIFIGIVSILFIVGINVFMQWRNKSAVSGAGDSVANYLVNNQSSLFIQMTNYFPTTYFGAMGLVENASWKGILYVLIYILISIAFFGLFYYIAERTYLKGVIGLSTSTAKKEVISAEGLQKSTVQSSHLKAYVKKEFKTLFRTPQFFLNCIVQTFVMPIMLFFVLFVQDGNLKWITEYIDNPESAGFAIGVGLCASLFLMGSNVIATTSFSRDGSSWFVNRYLPVKASDIFFAKAITAWLINVVILAVFGITMAVVAGISPVFMILWFLLSANGLLLINLIGTRWDAQTADIHWDTEQKLFKSRYTTLWNFLANILIALVIVAGVSVLYFVLQVGLWVMFIILFILFTITNLILIRILKLGAERILSNIQ
- a CDS encoding SDR family oxidoreductase, with translation MRKIAIVTGATRLNGIGAAVCKVLAQKGIDVFFTYWPRYDKAMPWGMNDQEPFLLKKEIESYGVRCEMAEINLSKSYSPNRVLYMVSERLGEPSILINNAAYSTHTKIEELDVEQLDKHYTVNVRATMLLSSLFMKHFSLKTSGSIINLTSGQSLAPMPDELAYVATKGAIEAFTKSVAPVAMEKGITVNAVDPGPTNTGWITEELQHHLVWKFPQGRVGEPVDAARLIAFLVSEEAKWVTGQVIHSNGGFS
- a CDS encoding NUDIX hydrolase; its protein translation is MNTTKTTGCFTIVDNNEGKILLVKRNDYPIWDLPGGRLEENEQLDKCAIRETKEETGYIIAIERKIGEYHQPQYDDMQYIFSGKLLGGTPINNGPETAKIGWFNPSRLPLLMVPNRRKQISNFMKYKNSLIKETLKTPFMIRLLKKIM
- a CDS encoding ABC transporter ATP-binding protein; amino-acid sequence: MIEIVNVSKSYNGSNYAVKDLSLSVPSGEIFGFLGPNGAGKSTTIKMITGIHGVDKGTITINGKDIMKNPMEAKKTFGYVPDSPDMFLRLKGIEYLNFMADMYEVPKEVRQERIESLAKKFDLYNALSDQIQSYSHGMRQKIVIIGVLVHEPDVWILDEPLTGLDPKSAYILKEMMREHADKGKIVFFSTHVLEVAEKICDRVAIINKGNLQFKGNLNEMRDHFKSNESLEKMFLEMTGNE
- a CDS encoding helix-turn-helix transcriptional regulator, yielding MAFVTKIKEYRAKVHMTQEDLAKKVGVRRETISHLEKGKYNPSLQLAHDIARALHSTIDKIFIFED
- a CDS encoding DUF3796 domain-containing protein, which codes for MKTTWIKYLGFLGFFGFLGFFYEKGLFTMFCFFSFFTTYRKVHHDELFEQIVNKSCRNAFIITLLTTTIIMFIEMLFPNPFLQEIDIALIFSTLILTFGFSIFFYDKPVDEMEDAPWRS